In Flammeovirgaceae bacterium 311, one DNA window encodes the following:
- a CDS encoding Sua5/YciO/YrdC/YwlC family protein (COG0009 Putative translation factor (SUA5)), giving the protein MAAIGTDLNRAVAHLEHDELVAIPTETVYGLAGNAYSEKAVVNIFSTKKRPSFDPLIVHTTSLEAAREFLLEIPDTAYALAEKFWPGPLTLILPKNNRIPDLVSAGLNTVGVRVPRHPLSLQLLEKLHFPLAAPSANPFSYISPTTALHVQEQLGEQIPYILDGGPCEVGVESTILGFEGDKVIVHRLGGMSLEELRQHVGTLEVKPYSTSNPVAPGQLESHYAPRKPLYLGSIQELLQQHGKTDIGVLSFKDIYPEATQYTLSASGDLVEAARNLFKALRELDNKPVKLIIAEEVPDYGLGRAINDRLRRASHKMGQDEAYNFDVSSEA; this is encoded by the coding sequence ATGGCAGCAATAGGTACAGATCTGAACAGGGCCGTAGCTCATCTGGAGCACGATGAACTGGTGGCTATTCCCACAGAAACAGTATATGGTCTGGCTGGCAATGCCTATTCCGAAAAGGCAGTCGTAAATATATTCAGCACCAAAAAGCGCCCCAGCTTTGATCCGCTGATTGTGCATACCACCTCTCTGGAGGCTGCCAGGGAATTTCTGCTGGAGATTCCCGATACCGCCTATGCTCTGGCGGAGAAGTTCTGGCCGGGGCCGCTTACCCTTATCTTACCAAAAAATAACCGCATACCGGACCTGGTTAGTGCCGGCCTCAATACAGTTGGTGTTCGTGTGCCCAGGCATCCGCTTAGTCTCCAGCTGCTGGAAAAACTGCATTTCCCACTGGCAGCACCCAGTGCAAATCCGTTTAGCTACATCTCCCCTACTACTGCCCTGCATGTGCAAGAACAGCTGGGCGAACAGATTCCCTACATCCTGGATGGTGGTCCCTGCGAAGTAGGGGTTGAAAGCACCATTTTAGGTTTTGAGGGAGATAAAGTAATTGTACATCGCCTGGGAGGCATGTCGCTGGAAGAGCTCCGGCAACATGTTGGAACACTGGAGGTAAAACCCTACAGCACCTCCAACCCTGTTGCACCAGGTCAGCTGGAGAGTCACTATGCCCCCAGAAAACCGCTGTACCTGGGCAGTATACAGGAACTTTTGCAGCAACACGGTAAAACAGATATTGGCGTGCTCTCCTTCAAAGATATCTATCCGGAAGCTACCCAATACACCCTTTCTGCCTCCGGAGATCTGGTAGAAGCAGCCAGAAACCTGTTCAAAGCTTTACGAGAGCTGGACAACAAACCTGTTAAGCTGATTATTGCCGAAGAAGTACCTGATTATGGTCTTGGACGGGCTATTAATGACCGCTTAAGGCGTGCCTCTCACAAAATGGGTCAGGACGAAGCCTACAACTTTGATGTATCATCTGAAGCATAA
- a CDS encoding hypothetical protein (COG0457 FOG: TPR repeat): protein MLKKTSPWFYLLLILVWSCGPDPEEQLSQSRQLVQSGNYTEAIKQLDELLASNPDHAAAYNLRGVAYLETGNVQDAVSDFSQAIRYQPEDYKYWFNRANARFQGKDLNASLQDYNEAIKLEPDVADAYLNRSAVLYDMQNIPAALQDITIALQKNPADPLILFNAGKLYYAIDSLPQARQHLTAAINQDQKRAEAFYLLGNISLREGNQQEACTLFKQAVQLGSEPAKQAAKTCS, encoded by the coding sequence ATGCTAAAGAAAACATCCCCCTGGTTTTACCTGCTATTGATCCTTGTGTGGTCCTGTGGCCCGGATCCTGAAGAACAACTCAGCCAAAGCCGGCAGCTGGTGCAAAGCGGTAATTACACCGAGGCAATCAAGCAGCTGGATGAGCTGCTGGCCAGTAATCCCGATCATGCTGCAGCCTATAATCTTAGGGGCGTTGCCTACCTGGAAACAGGCAATGTGCAGGATGCTGTCTCGGATTTTAGCCAGGCTATCCGCTACCAGCCAGAGGATTATAAATACTGGTTCAACAGGGCTAATGCACGCTTTCAGGGAAAAGACCTGAACGCATCCCTGCAGGATTACAACGAAGCCATTAAGCTGGAGCCGGATGTGGCAGATGCTTATCTGAACAGATCTGCCGTTTTGTATGATATGCAAAATATTCCCGCTGCCCTGCAGGACATTACGATTGCCCTGCAGAAAAACCCTGCAGATCCGCTGATCCTGTTCAATGCAGGAAAGCTTTATTATGCCATTGACAGCCTTCCTCAGGCCCGACAGCACCTTACTGCGGCCATCAATCAGGATCAAAAACGTGCAGAAGCCTTTTACCTGCTGGGAAACATATCGTTACGGGAGGGCAACCAGCAGGAAGCCTGCACTTTATTTAAACAGGCAGTACAGTTAGGTTCAGAACCAGCAAAACAAGCTGCCAAAACCTGTTCTTAA